The genome window gtctctctctctctcctcacacagaGGCACTCCAACGCATCCCAGTCTCTGTGTGAAATAATCCGCCTCAGCAGAGATCAGATGTTCCAAGTGCAGGGCTGCTCTGAGCCCGACCCCTTACTGGCCACACTGGAAAAGTAAATCAACAACCTCTGCTTGATTCTTTCAGCGAAGAAAACTTGTTGCTATCATGATATCCAATGTATTACTTTATTGTCCTGGCAAAAGCATGATATTTTATCCCCCTCCCCTTTCTCAGACAAGAGACTGTGGAGCAGTTGCTATCCAACATCTTTGACAAAGAGAAAAATGACTCTGCCATAGTCAGTGTAATTCAGATTCTCCTGACACTCTTTGAGACACGAAGACCAGCGTAAGTTCACAATGTCCCGTTTTGGGTTTAATGTTGGTTTGGTTGTGTGGTATAGTGTTTTAAGATAATATTAGTGTTGAGTTGTTAGACTTGTCTGATATGCTGCTCTTTTGTTCAAGTCCTGGTTATTTCTGCATGTTCATGAATGTTGCATTTTACCTAATGATACCCATAGCGGGTGGTAACTGTAACAAAAGGCTTGCAAGTTTAAGAGATTACATGTAACCTCAGGAAACACATTGCGGGTGATAACTGTAAAGTCTATAATACCCCTGGAGACCCATTTATGGGCAGTTACTATAGAAACAAGGTGGCTTTATTCATGTCGGGAATTTAATGAGAAGTGTCTGCCGGTTTGACCATGCACCTCCTTATTGCATTTCCATTTTTGTGTGTTACACTTGCATTCAGTAGTGTCTATGAATCACATTATTATGAAGGCATAAATGTATGAAATCGTGTATTTTAAATGCACATAGTTCTGTCCTTGTGATGCACTTGTCTATTAATGtgttttatgtggaccccaggaagagtagctgcggcTTTAGCAGTAGatgatggggatcctaataaaatactaaatacttTTTGTCATGTACAGGTTCGAAGGCCATTTGGAGATCTGTCCCCCTGGTATGAGCCACCCATCCTTCTCAGTCAATCAGAGCATTCTGGAGGCTGTCAGGCCCCGGCTCAAAGACTTCCATCAACTGCTGCTGGAACCCCCACAGGTAATACTTTGCATACTTATAGTGTTACACACACAGTAAAAAGTGCACACATTTCTTAGATTAGTAAGCTCGTCAGAGTAGGTTGTCCTTGCTATCCACTTGAGCGAAATATAACTACCACAATATTTTCAATAAACTTATACTACATTTCTGtcttcaaattttttttttttttttgtgatccTGCTATCTCAAACTTGGTTCAACTTTGAGTCATATTTATCTTCAGTGGGTGGTCCTTCTTCTAGTTTACTCTACAAGTGCACTCCAATTGTGGTTTTATTTGCATTGCCAAGTTAAATTAATATAGACTGAACGAGACCCTGATTGTTCCTTTCATCCCCACATTTGCAGAAGAATATCATGAAAACCACATGGGGCATGCTGGACCCCCCAGTGGGCAACACCCGGTTGAGTGTGGTCCGTCTTGTCGCCAGCCTCCTGCAGACCAACACTCATATCATCAACATGGAGCTGATCAACCTCAACACTCTAGGAGTCATACTTGTAAGTTACCTGTCTTTTTGTGTTTTTTACTTGTTTTGGCGTACTAGTTTTTCCTACCAAAACCAGCACCAGTATCTAGACTTAATGCTGTGCACAGGGTTTTCACTTTCTTTTATGACACTGGTTCCCTTACTACCCCCTTCTCATAACCAAGGTTAACAGGAAAGATGCGCATTTCAGCAACTGGATTTGGGATGTGTAATTAATGgcaatctttctctctccatttattcTCAGGACATGTACTTCAAATATATATGGAATAACTTCCTGCATATACAAGTTGAAATCTGCACTGCGATGATCCTAGCAATGCCCCCAGCCCAAAGTGAAAACCCCGAAATCAACAGAGATCAGGACCAAGAGCCTGTCAGAGAAAGCCACCTCATCAAACACGTGAGGCTTTATCACCCTTTACATCGATGGCATTCATGTCAGACAAGTCAATTAACTGCTTTTTGCTCTGTGTTTTAGCTGTTTCAGAAGTGCCAGTTTATACAGAGAATTCTTGATGCATGGAGCTCCAATGAGAAGGAGCAGTAAGTACTGTTGTCTTTTTCTCATTCCACTATGAATTTAGATCATAATGCTGTTGTTACTAGACCACTGGACTTTGCATATTTTTCTAACTCTCTTGTGAGCTGTTTGGTTTTTACCCTTAATAAGATTCAATGTAGTGTAAGAAATGTCACCATAATGTTCCTATAGGCTTCAATAAGTGTGTTTTTCCTGTTTCAGGGGTGAGGGTGGACGTAGACGGGGCTACATGGGGCACTTGACCAGAATAGCCAACTCAATAGTGCACAATAGCGACAAGGGCCCCAATGGTGCGAAGATACAGCAGCTCATCTCAGGTGAGTGTGCTTTGAGACGTCATCTCCCATCAGAAATTAAGTTGGAGCTCCTAAAAGGAATTACTGTATTGAGGTGGAATAGACTAATCTTGTGTTATTTATGTGTGACTCATAAAATGGCGCTGGAGAAGAAGGCTGAtgttttacgtgcccccaaccgattgtttttttgtttgtttatttgcaacttattttttttttacttattttgtacataatgtttccactaccgtctcttatgaccgaaatgtcttctggacatcaggactgcgattactcaccacggactggcataatcctttttttcctttaacgagtctgacaagCCCGGCACAAacaatatactgctttctcggaaACAGGCCCAGATACCTGTGATTTACGTGAAGAGGCGGAGTAAAAGGGGCCGGAGGACGGGCtgtcttctgagaattcgtagacgatcgaataaacccccactgtcttccgttctgctagcaaacgtgcaatctttggacaataaaataaaTTACCTACGCGAAAGATTaatctaccaacgggacattcaaaactgtaatatattatgcttcacggagacgtggctgaacgacaacactatcaacatacagctggctggttatacgctgcactgGCAGGATAGAAccgcggcgtctggtaagacaaggagcggcggactatgtatttttataaataacagctggtgcacgatatctaaggaagtctcgagctattgcacgcctgaggtagagtatctcatgataagctttaGACCAAACTATCTTcctagagttttcatctgtatttttcgtagctgtttacataccaccacagtcagagactggcactaagacagcattgaatgagctgtattccaccattagcaaacaagaaaacgctcactcagaggtggcgctcctagaagccggggactttaatgcagggaaaattACATCCGtttgacctcatttctaccagcatgttaaatgtgcaactagagggataaaatctctggaccacctttactccacacacagagacgcatacgaAGCTcttcctccatttggcaaatctgaccataattctatcctcctgattcctgcttacaagcaaaaattaaagcaggaagcaccagtgactagatcaataaaaaagtggtcagatgaagcggctgctaagctacaggactgttttgctagcacagactggaatatgttctgggattcctccgttggcattgaggagtacaccacatcagtcactggcttcatcaataagtgcgtcGATGATTCTTTCCCCACATTGTCTGTGCGTACATACCACAACCAGAAGccgtggattacaggcaacatccgcactgagctaaagggtagagctgctgctttcaaggagcaggactctaacacAGAAGCTtctaagaaatcctgctatgccacctgatgaaccatcaaacaggcaaagcgtcaatacaggacaaagatcgagttgcactacaccggctctgatgctcatcggatgtggcaggtaTTGCAAACCgatacagactacaaagggaaggacagccaagagctgcccagtgacacaagccttccagacgagctaaactacttctatgctcgcttcgaggcaagtaacactaaaacatgcatgacagcaccagctgttccggaagactgtgaacacgctctccgcagccgatgtgatgaagaccttttaaacaggtcaacattcagaaggccgcagggccagacggattaccaggacgtaagtaataccaacatgttttaagcagacaaccatagtgcctgtgccaagaacactaaggtaacctgcctaaatgactactgacccgtagcactcacgtctgtagccatgaagtgctttgaaaggctggtcatgtctcacgtcaacaccattatcccagaaacagtagacccactccaatttgcataccgccccaacagatccacagaagatGCAGTTGCTATTTCACCCCACGTTgcactttcacacctggacaaaagcaacacctatgtgagaatgctattcattgactacagctcagcgttcaacaccatagtgccctcaaagctcttcaataagctaaggaccctgggactaaacgcctccctctgcaactaggtcctgggcttcctgacgggccgcccccaggtggtaagggtaggtaacaacacatcctcaacacgggcccctcgggtgcgtgctcagtcccctcctgtactccccattcactcatgactgcacaactccaacaccatcaagtttgcagatgacacaacagtggtaggcctgaaaaatgacaagacagcctatagggaggaggtccgaGACCTgcctgtgtggtgccaggacaacaacctctccctcaacgtgattaaGATAAAGGACCaaccacacccccattctcatcaactcGACTGCAGtggaagcaggttgagagcttcaagttccttggtgtacacgtcaccaacaaactaacattgtccaagcacaccaagacagtcgtgaagagggcatgacaaaacgtTTTCcacctcaggaaactgaaaagatttgtcatgggtcctcagatcctcaaaaggttccacagctgcaccattgagagcaccccccctccccttattttacactgctgctactctgttatcatctatgcatagtcactttaataactctacctacgtgTGCATATTACTTCAACTAACCGGTACCCTCACACATTGACTGTCTATGGGTACCCCCCTGTGTGTAGTCTTGCtattgttgttttactgctgctctttaattacttgttacttttatttcttatgttgttttttaactgcattgttagttaggggctcgtaagtaagcatttcactgtaaggtctactgttgtattcggcgcctgtgactaataacattaGTTTTGATTTGTGTTATTTCAGAGCTCACAGATGATGACAAAGAGAGATGGGAGGCCTTCACTTCTGGTCAGCTAGCTGACACAAACAAGAGAAACACTGTAGACCTAGTAAGTCTGATCCAGACACCTGTTACTCGATGCCAAAATATGTTTTCAAAGTACACAGAGTATGTACACTGGAAGTTGAGGTGCCAGTAGTGCCAAAGCTGTTTGAAGGAGGTCTAATGGTTGTCCTCTTAGTAATAAGGTTGTTTGTATTGTGCCCTAGGTGAACACACACCATATTCACTCATCCAGTGATGATGAGGTAGACTTCAAGGACAGCGGATTCCACCAAGATTCCTCTCTACAACAGGTAAGTCTGTAACTGGATAAGACTGTCGACGCACTGCTAAATCTACATATTTATAGTGTTTGTAATTGTTGATAACATTATTATACTGGACTTATGTCTTGTAGTAGTTTTTAAATCATATATCAGTACTAACATTAAACATGTAAGTATGCATGTGCTCTTAATCTTAACTATTAACCAATAGCTACAGTATTAGCCAATTGTTTTGAATTGTAGAACTTGAAGACTTGTAGTGCCAAGACTATATCATTATCGTTGGTCCTGGGTTTGCCAGGCCTTTTCTGATTATCAGATGCAACAAATGACGTCCAATTTTATTGAGCAGTTTGGCTTCAATGACGAAGAGTTTGCCGATCAGGATGATGTCGTGGAGTGAGTACTGATCCTGCATGATGTTTTGTTCATAACCTACTATTACATTGGTTGTGGTTTTTTAATAAGGGTTTGGAGAGACGAGAGCTCTAATATATTATCTGTTTAACATTAACAAAGGACTGCAAACCAGTTTCTTTCTCTGTACAAGGTTTAGGTTACATGTTTGCAATTTAACATCTACATATGAAAATACTATGCCACTGTTTGGATTGTGATATCTCTAGTGTGGAGAAATAAAGCTGTAGCTAAATTGGATGCCAGTTTGAATTCGGCAACACACAAGTCAAATTTCTTTATGATTACATTTAACTAGCTATTATTATACAGGTGGTAGACCTTAAATTGGATACATGACTGTAAAGTTCAAAATGCTTGTCACTGTCAATAGACTGGTGGTTTGCTTGGACCAGAGTCTAGACAGTAACTTTGTAATTGCAAAATTCTGTTTAGTTTGGAGTAATTAGCACACTTCTGCCCTCCTCTGTGCCACTGCTGTCTGGGTCTTGTTATGTGGGAATCTGCTGGTGTTTGGGTTCCTGTGGAGAATGGCTGGTGGGGTTTCTGTAAAAGCTGTTTTTATTGTGAGTTAGTGTGCCATCATTGTCCTTCTACCTGTTACTGGGCCTCTGTAGGGAGgagtcctgaagccattttgtgAAGTCATTGTCTCACTAATATAACTAAAATAAACTCTTTTCTTTAACATTTCAGTATTCCCTTTGATAGAATATCAGACATCAATTTTTCCTTGAATACAAATGAAAGTGTAAGTATTTTAATGTAATGTATTATACAATTATCTAGAAATTATTGTCCTTTCCAACTGTGCGCtaggctagatgtagtaaaaatAAAACTGCTACACTAACTCCCAAAACATTGAAGTTCACCATTTTTATAATGCTGTACATAGTATTAGCCAATGCTGATGTCTGAAATTCCGTTACGTATGAATATGAAAAAGGTGCACATActtattttctttgttttttccCCATGTACAGTAAATGAAGTGGAAGCAACACACCATATCTTTTTGTGTATCTTGTGCTTTACCCTGGTACTGGTGTTGTCTTCCAGGCAAATATAGCTCTGTTTGAGGCCTGCTGTAAGGAGAAGATCCAGCAGTTTGAAGATGCAGGCTCTGATGAGGAGGACATCTGGGATGAGAAAGATGTCACTTTCGCACCAGAAGCTCAGAGATGTCCTCGGTACGGCAGCGCCTTTTGGCAATATGTAAATTTAAATATCTGAAATGACTAACGTCTTACCTTCTGAGGCCTATTCAAGGCACCTGCTGATTATTTTAATGACTTCTGTCCATTTTGTGACTTGAACTATTAGGAGCTCTGGCAGTACAGATAGTGAGGAGAGCAcagactctgaggaggaggatgtgaaACGTGATCCCTTTGAGCCTAACAACGCCAGCTCTGATGACAGAATGGAGGTGGACACGGGTGAGGGTGAGTGATTGTCCCAGACTGACACACTAGGGTTGGGTTGGTGGTTAGGTAGGTAGGTCTGTCTGGTGTGATCTCAAGAAAAGGCTGCATGATTTGTCTTGGCTGGCTTTTTTGTGACGGCTGCCCTGTCGTTTCAGGGCCTGTGTGGACAGCTAACTTTGACGACATACCCATGGACACTGGGAGTTCTACGTCGATCGGAGCACCTGCCACCACCACTGCCACAGCCTCCCCTGCGGTCCTACCAGAATCTGCTGGCTGGAGCTCCCCCAATGCTTCCCCTGACACAGCCACGGGCTGGGCAGACTTCTCTAGCAACTTCTCACCAGTCAGGTAAGGGTTCATTCCACCAGCCTCAGTCCCAAGACCTTATGTGGCACGATTGCCACACACATTTCCATATTGTTATCCTCCCATGTACATGCTATATAcaaatatgtggacaccccttcaaatgagtggatttggccatttcagccacacccgttgctgacaggtgtataaaaccgagcacacagtcatgcaatctccatatacaaacattggcagtagaatggccttactgaagagctcagtgactttcaacgtggcaccgtcataggatgccaccttttcaacgaGTCAGTTTATCAAATGTCTGCCTTGCTAAAGCTACCCCGGTccactgtaaatgctgttattttgaagtggaaacgtctaggagcaacaaatgctcagccgcgaagtagtaggccacacaagctcacagaatgagaccactgagtgctgaagcactTAAAAATAGTCTGTCCCCGTTGCAACACTACCTAACGAGTTccaatcttaacgctacagcatacaattacattctagacaattctgtgcttccaactttgtggcaacagtttggggaaggccgtttcctgttccagcatgacaatgccccggtgcacaaagcgaggtccatacaaaaatggtttgtcgagatcagtgtggaagaatttgactggcccgCCCCATCAACCccatgaattggaacgctgactgcgag of Salvelinus fontinalis isolate EN_2023a chromosome 12, ASM2944872v1, whole genome shotgun sequence contains these proteins:
- the LOC129867208 gene encoding serine/threonine-protein phosphatase 6 regulatory subunit 3-like isoform X1, which encodes MFWKFDLHTTSHIDTLLEKEDVTLTEVMDEEDVLQECKAQNHKLVDFLVRPQCMVDLVTYITQEPSDDVEEKIKYKYPNISCELLTSDVGQINDRLGEDESLLMKLYGFLQRESPLNPLLASFFSKVLSILIGRKPEQIVEFLRKREDFVDLMIKHIGTSAIMDLLLRMLTCIEPQQLRQDVLNWLNEEKVIQRLVDMVQPSQDEDRHSNASQSLCEIIRLSRDQMFQVQGCSEPDPLLATLEKQETVEQLLSNIFDKEKNDSAIVSVIQILLTLFETRRPAFEGHLEICPPGMSHPSFSVNQSILEAVRPRLKDFHQLLLEPPQKNIMKTTWGMLDPPVGNTRLSVVRLVASLLQTNTHIINMELINLNTLGVILDMYFKYIWNNFLHIQVEICTAMILAMPPAQSENPEINRDQDQEPVRESHLIKHLFQKCQFIQRILDAWSSNEKEQGEGGRRRGYMGHLTRIANSIVHNSDKGPNGAKIQQLISELTDDDKERWEAFTSGQLADTNKRNTVDLVNTHHIHSSSDDEVDFKDSGFHQDSSLQQAFSDYQMQQMTSNFIEQFGFNDEEFADQDDVVDIPFDRISDINFSLNTNESANIALFEACCKEKIQQFEDAGSDEEDIWDEKDVTFAPEAQRCPRSSGSTDSEESTDSEEEDVKRDPFEPNNASSDDRMEVDTGEGPVWTANFDDIPMDTGSSTSIGAPATTTATASPAVLPESAGWSSPNASPDTATGWADFSSNFSPVSPKDPLRNNSPVAMETCIGTGDPLGVNAPMQPEVSDQWPGDEAAQPASSPGRKAGGSDAEETVTTETVTNGSMKETVSLTVDAKTETAVFKRVLKSYREDEKSTSEDTSAKYTVGESRTPEKGVSASVQLASNCLKPSSAKHSDTEKSKVSSDVFNGPLEEGTAMDKAKTQQSVTSPEAAVNGPV
- the LOC129867208 gene encoding serine/threonine-protein phosphatase 6 regulatory subunit 3-like isoform X2, which codes for MFWKFDLHTTSHIDTLLEKEDVTLTEVMDEEDVLQECKAQNHKLVDFLVRPQCMVDLVTYITQEPSDDVEEKIKYKYPNISCELLTSDVGQINDRLGEDESLLMKLYGFLQRESPLNPLLASFFSKVLSILIGRKPEQIVEFLRKREDFVDLMIKHIGTSAIMDLLLRMLTCIEPQQLRQDVLNWLNEEKVIQRLVDMVQPSQDEDRHSNASQSLCEIIRLSRDQMFQVQGCSEPDPLLATLEKQETVEQLLSNIFDKEKNDSAIVSVIQILLTLFETRRPAFEGHLEICPPGMSHPSFSVNQSILEAVRPRLKDFHQLLLEPPQKNIMKTTWGMLDPPVGNTRLSVVRLVASLLQTNTHIINMELINLNTLGVILDMYFKYIWNNFLHIQVEICTAMILAMPPAQSENPEINRDQDQEPVRESHLIKHLFQKCQFIQRILDAWSSNEKEQGEGGRRRGYMGHLTRIANSIVHNSDKGPNGAKIQQLISELTDDDKERWEAFTSGQLADTNKRNTVDLVNTHHIHSSSDDEVDFKDSGFHQDSSLQQAFSDYQMQQMTSNFIEQFGFNDEEFADQDDVVDIPFDRISDINFSLNTNESANIALFEACCKEKIQQFEDAGSDEEDIWDEKDVTFAPEAQRCPRSSGSTDSEESTDSEEEDVKRDPFEPNNASSDDRMEVDTGEGPVWTANFDDIPMDTGSSTSIGAPATTTATASPAVLPESAGWSSPNASPDTATGWADFSSNFSPVSPKDPLRNNSPVAMETCIGTGDPLGVNAPMQPEVSDQWPGDEAAQPASSPGRKAGGSDAEETVTTETVTNGSMKETVSLTVDAKTETAVFKSEDEKSTSEDTSAKYTVGESRTPEKGVSASVQLASNCLKPSSAKHSDTEKSKVSSDVFNGPLEEGTAMDKAKTQQSVTSPEAAVNGPV
- the LOC129867208 gene encoding serine/threonine-protein phosphatase 6 regulatory subunit 3-like isoform X3, producing the protein MFWKFDLHTTSHIDTLLEKEDVTLTEVMDEEDVLQECKAQNHKLVDFLVRPQCMVDLVTYITQEPSDDVEEKIKYKYPNISCELLTSDVGQINDRLGEDESLLMKLYGFLQRESPLNPLLASFFSKVLSILIGRKPEQIVEFLRKREDFVDLMIKHIGTSAIMDLLLRMLTCIEPQQLRQDVLNWLNEEKVIQRLVDMVQPSQDEDRHSNASQSLCEIIRLSRDQMFQVQGCSEPDPLLATLEKQETVEQLLSNIFDKEKNDSAIVSVIQILLTLFETRRPAFEGHLEICPPGMSHPSFSVNQSILEAVRPRLKDFHQLLLEPPQKNIMKTTWGMLDPPVGNTRLSVVRLVASLLQTNTHIINMELINLNTLGVILDMYFKYIWNNFLHIQVEICTAMILAMPPAQSENPEINRDQDQEPVRESHLIKHLFQKCQFIQRILDAWSSNEKEQGEGGRRRGYMGHLTRIANSIVHNSDKGPNGAKIQQLISELTDDDKERWEAFTSGQLADTNKRNTVDLVNTHHIHSSSDDEVDFKDSGFHQDSSLQQMQQMTSNFIEQFGFNDEEFADQDDVVDIPFDRISDINFSLNTNESANIALFEACCKEKIQQFEDAGSDEEDIWDEKDVTFAPEAQRCPRSSGSTDSEESTDSEEEDVKRDPFEPNNASSDDRMEVDTGEGPVWTANFDDIPMDTGSSTSIGAPATTTATASPAVLPESAGWSSPNASPDTATGWADFSSNFSPVSPKDPLRNNSPVAMETCIGTGDPLGVNAPMQPEVSDQWPGDEAAQPASSPGRKAGGSDAEETVTTETVTNGSMKETVSLTVDAKTETAVFKRVLKSYREDEKSTSEDTSAKYTVGESRTPEKGVSASVQLASNCLKPSSAKHSDTEKSKVSSDVFNGPLEEGTAMDKAKTQQSVTSPEAAVNGPV
- the LOC129867208 gene encoding serine/threonine-protein phosphatase 6 regulatory subunit 3-A-like isoform X4 — protein: MFWKFDLHTTSHIDTLLEKEDVTLTEVMDEEDVLQECKAQNHKLVDFLVRPQCMVDLVTYITQEPSDDVEEKIKYKYPNISCELLTSDVGQINDRLGEDESLLMKLYGFLQRESPLNPLLASFFSKVLSILIGRKPEQIVEFLRKREDFVDLMIKHIGTSAIMDLLLRMLTCIEPQQLRQDVLNWLNEEKVIQRLVDMVQPSQDEDRHSNASQSLCEIIRLSRDQMFQVQGCSEPDPLLATLEKQETVEQLLSNIFDKEKNDSAIVSVIQILLTLFETRRPAFEGHLEICPPGMSHPSFSVNQSILEAVRPRLKDFHQLLLEPPQKNIMKTTWGMLDPPVGNTRLSVVRLVASLLQTNTHIINMELINLNTLGVILDMYFKYIWNNFLHIQVEICTAMILAMPPAQSENPEINRDQDQEPVRESHLIKHLFQKCQFIQRILDAWSSNEKEQGEGGRRRGYMGHLTRIANSIVHNSDKGPNGAKIQQLISELTDDDKERWEAFTSGQLADTNKRNTVDLVNTHHIHSSSDDEVDFKDSGFHQDSSLQQFGFNDEEFADQDDVVDIPFDRISDINFSLNTNESANIALFEACCKEKIQQFEDAGSDEEDIWDEKDVTFAPEAQRCPRSSGSTDSEESTDSEEEDVKRDPFEPNNASSDDRMEVDTGEGPVWTANFDDIPMDTGSSTSIGAPATTTATASPAVLPESAGWSSPNASPDTATGWADFSSNFSPVSPKDPLRNNSPVAMETCIGTGDPLGVNAPMQPEVSDQWPGDEAAQPASSPGRKAGGSDAEETVTTETVTNGSMKETVSLTVDAKTETAVFKRVLKSYREDEKSTSEDTSAKYTVGESRTPEKGVSASVQLASNCLKPSSAKHSDTEKSKVSSDVFNGPLEEGTAMDKAKTQQSVTSPEAAVNGPV
- the LOC129867208 gene encoding serine/threonine-protein phosphatase 6 regulatory subunit 3-A-like isoform X5, which codes for MFWKFDLHTTSHIDTLLEKEDVTLTEVMDEEDVLQECKAQNHKLVDFLVRPQCMVDLVTYITQEPSDDVEEKIKYKYPNISCELLTSDVGQINDRLGEDESLLMKLYGFLQRESPLNPLLASFFSKVLSILIGRKPEQIVEFLRKREDFVDLMIKHIGTSAIMDLLLRMLTCIEPQQLRQDVLNWLNEEKVIQRLVDMVQPSQDEDRHSNASQSLCEIIRLSRDQMFQVQGCSEPDPLLATLEKQETVEQLLSNIFDKEKNDSAIVSVIQILLTLFETRRPAFEGHLEICPPGMSHPSFSVNQSILEAVRPRLKDFHQLLLEPPQKNIMKTTWGMLDPPVGNTRLSVVRLVASLLQTNTHIINMELINLNTLGVILDMYFKYIWNNFLHIQVEICTAMILAMPPAQSENPEINRDQDQEPVRESHLIKHLFQKCQFIQRILDAWSSNEKEQGEGGRRRGYMGHLTRIANSIVHNSDKGPNGAKIQQLISELTDDDKERWEAFTSGQLADTNKRNTVDLVNTHHIHSSSDDEVDFKDSGFHQDSSLQQFGFNDEEFADQDDVVDIPFDRISDINFSLNTNESANIALFEACCKEKIQQFEDAGSDEEDIWDEKDVTFAPEAQRCPRSSGSTDSEESTDSEEEDVKRDPFEPNNASSDDRMEVDTGEGPVWTANFDDIPMDTGSSTSIGAPATTTATASPAVLPESAGWSSPNASPDTATGWADFSSNFSPVSPKDPLRNNSPVAMETCIGTGDPLGVNAPMQPEVSDQWPGDEAAQPASSPGRKAGGSDAEETVTTETVTNGSMKETVSLTVDAKTETAVFKSEDEKSTSEDTSAKYTVGESRTPEKGVSASVQLASNCLKPSSAKHSDTEKSKVSSDVFNGPLEEGTAMDKAKTQQSVTSPEAAVNGPV